From the genome of Streptomyces sp. NBC_01304:
CTGCCGTGGTGCCTGTGGCCTCGGTCGCTGCGGCCTCATCGGCCGTGGCGGGCGGGCGGGTCTCTTCGCTCATGACGGCTTCCCCCTCCGGGACTACTTGACGACGACCGCGGCGGCGAGCTTGGAGAGCGGCTCGGCCAGCGCGTTCACGCCGTCCGAGAGCTCCTTCTGCTCCGCCTTGCCGACCTTTTCGTACGAGGTGAACTCGTAGGAGCTCTTGTCCTCGCGGTACTTGTCGAGCAGGTCGTTCAGCGCCTTGAACTGCTTGTCCAGCTCCTTGGTCAGGGCCGGGTCGTTCTTCGAGGCGACGGGCTTCAGGAGCTCGTACGACTTCTGGGCGCCCTCGACGTTGGCCTTGAAGTCGACCAGGTCGGTGTGCGAGTAGCGCTCCTCCTCGCCGGTGACCTTGCCGGTGGCGACCTCGTCGAGGAGTTCCTTGGCGCCGTTGGCCATCGAGGTCGGGTCGATCTCGGCCTTGCCGACGCGGTTCTGCCAGTCCTCGAGGTCCTTGATCAGCAGGTTCGCGAGCTTCTTGTCGCGGTCGGTGATCTTCTTGTCCTTCCAGAGCGAGCGCTCCAGGCGGTGCCAGCCGGTCCAGTCCTTCTCCAGGTCCTGGCCCTCTTCGAGGCCGTCCTCGCGGACGTCGACCTTCGGGTCGATGTCGCCGAACGACTCGGCGACCGGCTCGGTGCGCTCCCAGCCGATGCGCGAGGGGGCGTACGCCTTCTTCGCGGCCTCCAGGTCGCCGTCCTTCACGGCCTTCGCGAACTCCTCGGCCAGCGGCAGCGTCTCGTCGGCCTGCTGCTGCACGTACGTGCGGTACGCGGCCACGGCGGCGTCCAGCTTCGGGTCGCGCTTGACGGTCTTGCCGCCGCCGGTCGCCTTGACCTGCTGGCGGATGCCCTTGCCCTTCATGCCCGGCTTGCAGGCGATCTGGTACGAGCCGGCCTTCACGGTGGCCGTGACCTTCTGCTTGGTTCCGGGGCCGATGTTCTCGCGCTCGGTGACGATGCGGTCGTCCGGGTACAGGACGTAGACCTCGGTGACCTTGGAGCCCTTGTTCTCGATGGCGAGCTCGATGTGGCCGGCCGGGAATTCCTTCTTCGACACGTCGCACTGGTCGTCGGTCGCGGTCACCTCGATGAGGTGGTCGTCCCCGGACTTGGCGTCGCTCTTCTCGGTGCAGCCCGTGGCGACCGTGGCGAGGGCCACTGCCGTGGCGGAGGCGAGAGAAATACGGACGGCGGCACGCATGCGGGCTCCAGGGGGACGTGGACCTAGGTGAGGCCGACCTAACTTAACTGAGCCTTACCTCCGTGATACCCCCACGTCCAGTGATTCAGCTCTCACTGGGACACCTGTAATTCGCGGTGATCACGGCTTGGCCACGGGGGCCTCAAGCGCGGGTCAAGCTGGGGTCAAGTGATCATTTCCCCGCCCCGCCCCTTCCCGAAAGTCCTGCGGACGGCTTCAAAGATGTCCTCAAGCGCCGGACGGGCTGATTTATCAGCCCGTCCGGCGCTTGAGGAC
Proteins encoded in this window:
- the efeO gene encoding iron uptake system protein EfeO — translated: MRAAVRISLASATAVALATVATGCTEKSDAKSGDDHLIEVTATDDQCDVSKKEFPAGHIELAIENKGSKVTEVYVLYPDDRIVTERENIGPGTKQKVTATVKAGSYQIACKPGMKGKGIRQQVKATGGGKTVKRDPKLDAAVAAYRTYVQQQADETLPLAEEFAKAVKDGDLEAAKKAYAPSRIGWERTEPVAESFGDIDPKVDVREDGLEEGQDLEKDWTGWHRLERSLWKDKKITDRDKKLANLLIKDLEDWQNRVGKAEIDPTSMANGAKELLDEVATGKVTGEEERYSHTDLVDFKANVEGAQKSYELLKPVASKNDPALTKELDKQFKALNDLLDKYREDKSSYEFTSYEKVGKAEQKELSDGVNALAEPLSKLAAAVVVK